The genomic window GGTCGGTCGAGCTCCGGCTGCTTGTGCGGCTGGCGGCGCCGGCGGTGGTGGTGTACATGATCAACTACGTCATGTCCATGTCCACGCATATCTTCTCCGACCACCTCGGGAACCtggagctcgccgccgcctcgctccgCAACACCGCACTACCGGAAAAGAGTCCTACCACGACGGCCAAAAcaatgccgacggccgccgtcggcCTATTTTGAGCTATGGCG from Triticum aestivum cultivar Chinese Spring chromosome 3B, IWGSC CS RefSeq v2.1, whole genome shotgun sequence includes these protein-coding regions:
- the LOC123066795 gene encoding protein DETOXIFICATION 40-like; its protein translation is MGGDGDAPSRLESILTDTSAPLGERAWAVGSVELRLLVRLAAPAVVVYMINYVMSMSTHIFSDHLGNLELAAASLRNTALPEKSPTTTAKTMPTAAVGLF